In Sphaeramia orbicularis chromosome 10, fSphaOr1.1, whole genome shotgun sequence, the following proteins share a genomic window:
- the LOC115426801 gene encoding angiogenin-like produces MKIQLVFLVVVLLYATALSEDQDIAPYDKFKNQHVIVKMSDDKCDSVIKFRKIKYKNGCKKINTFILGSVKTVTAICKPKGQNTYSGKIVSQKKFKIIVCKLTKNSPKYPKCQYEGHSFTKKIAITCKKGLPVHYDRDVDDREE; encoded by the coding sequence ATGAAGATCCAGTTGGTCTTTCTGGTGGTGGTTCTTCTGTACGCCACTGCACTCTCTGAAGATCAAGACATCGCTCCATATGACAAGTTCAAAAACCAACATGTTATTGTTAAGATGAGTGATGATAAGTGTGATTCTGTGATAAAATTCAGGAAAATCAAGTACAAAAACGGTTGTAAAAAGATAAACACATTCATCCTGGGTAGCGTCAAGACAGTCACAGCCATCTGTAAACCTAAAGGACAAAACACATACAGTGGCAAGATCGTAAGCCAAAAAAAGTTTAAGATCATTGTGTGTAAACTGACAAAAAACTCGCCAAAGTACCCAAAATGTCAGTATGAAGGTCATTCATTCACCAAGAAGATTGCAATCACGTGCAAAAAAGGTCTTCCTGTGCACTATGATCGAGATGTTGATGACAGAGAGGAATGA